The following coding sequences are from one bacterium SCSIO 12741 window:
- a CDS encoding cytochrome-c peroxidase, with the protein MKLTNTFPTTTALIAVAFITLFSCQKEEATPTAEVTESSVPLVENTFRVSPVEYLGRVLFYDKALSRNGAISCGSCHSQSLAFSDFRTVSTGFERVKGERNTPPIQNLRNSEILFWDGRRTSLEDLALDPIFNHVEMGLISEKELIQIIRSKPYYQDLFRRAFESDLISSERIAQAIAAFLAQLESTGSKFDQMGFIGLSPDEQEGMRLFFGKYNCGNCHNLFNPAGYSVDFFLPAPWKTINQDLLLQDQIWPILDWLTMEMLDAKP; encoded by the coding sequence ATGAAATTAACTAACACCTTCCCCACAACCACTGCTCTTATTGCCGTGGCGTTCATTACCCTATTTTCTTGTCAAAAGGAAGAAGCTACACCAACTGCAGAAGTAACAGAATCATCCGTTCCATTGGTCGAAAACACATTTCGAGTAAGCCCCGTGGAATATCTGGGACGAGTATTGTTCTACGACAAAGCCCTCTCTCGAAATGGTGCTATTTCCTGTGGATCGTGCCACTCCCAATCCTTGGCATTTTCTGACTTTCGGACGGTAAGTACTGGATTTGAACGCGTAAAAGGCGAACGTAATACACCACCTATTCAAAACCTAAGAAATAGCGAAATCCTATTTTGGGATGGTCGCAGAACAAGCCTGGAAGATTTGGCCCTCGATCCTATTTTTAATCACGTGGAGATGGGTCTCATTTCGGAAAAGGAATTAATTCAAATCATTCGAAGCAAACCGTATTATCAGGACCTGTTTCGCAGGGCCTTTGAAAGTGACTTGATTTCTTCCGAAAGAATTGCCCAAGCCATTGCGGCATTTCTAGCCCAATTAGAATCTACCGGAAGCAAGTTTGACCAAATGGGATTTATTGGATTATCACCGGATGAACAAGAGGGCATGCGTTTGTTTTTTGGAAAGTACAATTGCGGAAACTGCCACAATTTGTTTAACCCTGCTGGCTACTCCGTGGATTTCTTCCTTCCCGCCCCCTGGAAAACAATCAACCAGGACCTACTGCTACAGGACCAAATATGGCCAATATTGGACTGGCTGACCATGGAGATGCTGGACGCCAAGCCGTAA
- a CDS encoding 6-carboxytetrahydropterin synthase: protein MKATVKRKAHFNAAHRLHYPGWSEEKNEEIFGLCNNPYFHGHNYELEVEVTGEIDPVTGFVVDLKVLSHLIDNEVVNRFDHKNLNQQCEEFANLNPTAENIAVVIWQLLDAKLDKQLDLRVILYETPRNSVSFSHPRS, encoded by the coding sequence ATGAAGGCAACAGTAAAACGAAAAGCGCATTTTAATGCCGCTCACCGACTCCACTATCCAGGATGGAGTGAAGAAAAAAACGAAGAAATATTTGGCTTGTGCAACAACCCCTATTTTCACGGGCACAACTATGAATTGGAGGTAGAGGTAACGGGTGAAATTGACCCAGTTACCGGTTTTGTTGTAGACCTTAAAGTCCTTTCACACCTTATTGATAATGAGGTGGTCAACCGTTTTGATCACAAAAACCTCAACCAACAATGCGAGGAGTTTGCCAACCTGAATCCTACAGCGGAAAACATCGCTGTGGTTATTTGGCAATTGCTTGATGCTAAGCTGGATAAACAGCTTGACTTGCGGGTTATTTTGTACGAAACTCCCCGAAACAGCGTTTCGTTCTCCCACCCAAGATCTTAA
- the idi gene encoding isopentenyl-diphosphate Delta-isomerase has protein sequence MNDVAQELVILVDPQDRELGLMEKMVAHENGLLHRAFSVFLFNTRGEMLIHKRAEDKYHSGGLWTNACCSHPRPGETVEQAAHRRLQEEMGFDCDLQEAFSFTYRAELDHEMTEYEFDHVVLGTFDGPVTPNPEEVADYRFVSLDELQGQIDKKPEDFTVWFRIALPKVMQHLNATGNEGNSKTKSAF, from the coding sequence ATGAACGATGTAGCACAAGAATTGGTCATTTTAGTAGATCCGCAGGACCGTGAACTCGGTCTGATGGAAAAAATGGTGGCCCATGAAAACGGTCTCCTCCATCGGGCATTTTCTGTTTTTCTTTTCAACACCCGGGGTGAAATGTTGATTCACAAGCGGGCTGAAGATAAGTATCATTCAGGAGGTCTTTGGACCAATGCCTGTTGTTCGCATCCACGTCCGGGGGAAACCGTAGAACAAGCTGCTCACCGTCGCCTTCAGGAGGAAATGGGCTTTGACTGTGACTTGCAAGAAGCCTTCTCCTTTACCTACAGAGCCGAGTTGGACCACGAAATGACCGAATACGAATTCGACCACGTGGTTCTTGGAACATTTGACGGGCCTGTAACGCCAAATCCTGAAGAAGTGGCGGACTATCGTTTTGTATCCTTAGATGAACTGCAGGGGCAAATAGACAAAAAACCAGAAGACTTTACCGTTTGGTTTCGAATCGCACTCCCCAAGGTTATGCAACACCTCAATGCTACCGGGAATGAAGGCAACAGTAAAACGAAAAGCGCATTTTAA
- a CDS encoding phytoene/squalene synthase family protein, with the protein MNSKALFDQVSLQCSRVTTHSYSTSFSLGIRFLSSDIRNSIYSIYGFVRFADEIVDTFHNYPKRDLLIEFKRDTHKAIDDGISLNPILNSFQHTVNEYNIDRKLIDTFLKSMEMDLDDQEYNQEKYEEYILGSAEVVGLMCLKVFTLGDESLYRKLTPFAMKLGSAFQKVNFLRDVQDDFENLGRNYFPNVDLQILDDHSKKMIEQDIEDDFQIGLEGIKQLPKRARLGVYLAYVYYRGLLRKIRRTPGSTIRQKRIRIPNTGKFTLFVASYIRHNVGLL; encoded by the coding sequence ATGAACAGCAAGGCATTATTTGACCAGGTTTCCCTGCAATGCAGTCGAGTGACAACGCACTCCTACTCCACTTCATTTTCATTGGGGATTCGTTTTCTGAGCAGCGACATCCGCAATTCGATTTACTCCATCTATGGCTTCGTTCGATTTGCCGATGAAATTGTAGATACCTTTCACAACTATCCCAAACGGGATCTGCTTATCGAATTCAAACGTGATACTCACAAGGCCATTGATGATGGGATTAGCCTAAACCCCATTCTGAATAGTTTTCAGCACACCGTCAATGAATACAACATTGATCGAAAGTTGATCGATACGTTTTTGAAATCGATGGAAATGGACTTGGATGATCAAGAATACAATCAGGAGAAGTATGAAGAATACATTCTGGGGTCAGCCGAAGTGGTGGGATTAATGTGTCTTAAGGTTTTTACCCTTGGTGATGAAAGCCTGTATCGGAAGCTCACACCTTTCGCCATGAAATTGGGTTCAGCCTTTCAAAAAGTCAATTTTTTACGCGACGTTCAAGACGATTTTGAGAATTTGGGCAGAAATTATTTTCCCAATGTAGATCTTCAGATTTTGGATGATCACAGTAAAAAGATGATTGAACAAGACATCGAAGACGATTTCCAAATTGGCTTGGAGGGCATTAAGCAACTTCCCAAAAGAGCCCGACTCGGTGTATACCTGGCTTATGTCTACTACCGAGGATTGCTCCGAAAAATCAGAAGAACTCCCGGCTCTACTATTCGTCAAAAAAGAATCCGAATACCCAACACTGGAAAATTCACCCTTTTTGTTGCGTCTTACATCCGCCACAACGTAGGATTGCTCTAA
- the crtI gene encoding phytoene desaturase: MSTVTIIGSGFSSLAAASVLAQKGHRVKVLEKNATPGGRARQFQEAGFTFDMGPSWYWMPDVMERFFERFDQHTSNYFDLKRLDPSYRIFFEDGDRVDVPAGEAELYELFESMEEGSGKKLKRFLEQAAIKYQVGVNHLVYQPALSPLEFVNKQVLSGMIHMDLFQSVGSSIRKQFKNDKLIKLLEFPSLFLGATPGNTPALYSLMNYADLKLGTWYPMGGMYRLVDAMYQLALEQGVEFHFNTPVTEISVHRNRATGLQSGEQFFPGDQIIAGADYEFVENQLLSPDLRSYSNPYWKKRTMAPSALIFYLGVKGSISNLKHHNLFFDRSFDQHADEIYTHPKWPEQPLFYACVPSKTDDGIAPSNHENVFILMPLAPGLNDHESIREKYFDLLMTRLEGHTGEKLTDRIVYKRSYCINDFKKDYNSFRGNAYGLANTLRQTAFLKPKLKSKKVQNLYYTGQLTSPGPGVPPAIISGQVAADLLSKHSNP; the protein is encoded by the coding sequence ATGTCTACCGTAACCATCATAGGATCAGGGTTTAGTAGCCTGGCAGCCGCATCGGTACTTGCCCAAAAGGGACACCGTGTGAAGGTGTTGGAAAAGAATGCGACACCTGGAGGACGGGCACGCCAATTTCAAGAAGCCGGGTTCACCTTCGATATGGGACCAAGCTGGTACTGGATGCCTGACGTGATGGAGCGCTTTTTCGAGCGATTCGACCAACACACTTCCAACTATTTTGATCTCAAACGCCTGGATCCTTCCTACCGCATCTTTTTTGAAGATGGTGATCGCGTGGATGTTCCCGCCGGTGAAGCTGAATTGTACGAGCTATTTGAATCCATGGAAGAAGGGAGCGGTAAAAAACTCAAACGCTTCTTAGAACAGGCCGCCATAAAGTATCAGGTAGGCGTAAATCATTTGGTTTATCAGCCTGCACTGTCTCCTTTGGAATTTGTGAATAAGCAGGTGCTGTCCGGTATGATTCACATGGATTTGTTCCAATCGGTGGGGTCCAGTATCCGAAAACAATTCAAGAATGATAAGCTCATAAAACTGCTTGAATTTCCATCCTTGTTTTTAGGAGCAACTCCTGGAAACACACCAGCTCTATACAGTTTAATGAATTATGCCGACCTCAAATTGGGCACCTGGTACCCCATGGGTGGCATGTATCGCTTAGTGGATGCTATGTACCAACTGGCTTTAGAACAAGGAGTAGAATTTCACTTCAACACACCGGTTACCGAAATTTCAGTCCATCGAAATCGGGCTACCGGGCTACAATCGGGCGAACAGTTTTTTCCTGGAGATCAAATAATTGCGGGTGCTGATTATGAATTTGTGGAAAACCAATTACTAAGTCCGGATTTACGGTCCTATTCAAATCCCTACTGGAAGAAAAGAACCATGGCTCCATCGGCCTTGATCTTCTACCTGGGAGTAAAAGGATCCATCTCCAACCTCAAGCACCACAACCTCTTTTTCGACCGATCATTCGACCAACATGCCGATGAAATTTATACCCACCCGAAATGGCCGGAGCAGCCCCTGTTTTATGCTTGCGTTCCCTCCAAAACGGATGATGGAATAGCTCCTTCAAATCACGAAAATGTATTCATCCTCATGCCGCTTGCACCAGGATTGAATGACCACGAGTCTATACGGGAAAAATACTTTGACCTGCTCATGACTCGTCTGGAGGGCCACACGGGTGAAAAACTAACGGATAGAATCGTGTATAAGCGATCCTACTGCATCAACGATTTCAAAAAAGATTACAACTCCTTCCGTGGCAACGCATACGGCCTGGCCAATACGCTGCGCCAAACTGCTTTTCTCAAGCCCAAACTCAAAAGTAAAAAGGTTCAAAACCTCTACTATACCGGTCAGCTTACCTCACCCGGTCCAGGCGTTCCGCCCGCCATCATATCCGGACAGGTAGCTGCTGATTTATTGTCCAAACACTCAAACCCATAA
- a CDS encoding RNA polymerase sigma factor codes for MSTVEFNEMLVKYHNPLQFFALKLTADEEQAQDLLQDTMLKALTYREKLISGTSFKGWLYTIMKNTFINNYRRGVKYNEIMEKVGNSTYLTTGTSEISLSPDRLINIRNMEDAIDELSEDYSKPFKMKLQGFKYKEIGDEMGIPIGTVKSRIFLARKQLMKRLEEFSN; via the coding sequence ATGTCCACAGTAGAATTCAATGAAATGTTGGTTAAGTATCATAACCCACTTCAATTTTTCGCATTGAAACTTACCGCCGACGAAGAACAAGCACAAGATCTTTTGCAAGACACTATGCTTAAAGCACTCACTTACAGAGAAAAACTAATCTCTGGCACCTCCTTTAAGGGATGGTTATATACCATAATGAAGAACACCTTCATTAACAATTATCGCCGCGGGGTGAAATACAATGAAATCATGGAGAAGGTGGGAAATTCAACCTACCTAACGACAGGAACCTCCGAAATCTCCCTTTCCCCCGATCGACTCATCAACATTCGCAATATGGAAGATGCCATCGATGAGTTGTCAGAGGATTACAGCAAGCCCTTTAAAATGAAACTACAAGGTTTCAAATACAAAGAGATTGGCGATGAAATGGGAATTCCCATTGGAACGGTAAAGAGTCGAATTTTTCTGGCTCGCAAGCAATTAATGAAACGATTGGAAGAATTCAGTAACTAA
- a CDS encoding MerR family transcriptional regulator, whose amino-acid sequence MRKYVIKDLERLSGIKAHTIRIWEQRYGLLEPERTDTNIRYYKDNDLRKLLNVSLLLEKGLKISKISAMTETMLHTEVSGYLAGSTKVADDLETYLRGLIVAMIELDEDRFHHIFSKSVHEIGFQRTIVELIYPFLVKIGIMWGVEEINPAQEHFISCLIRQKMITAIDQIDLKPYRKSTFMLYLSQGEMHEIGLILTHYLLKAHGFKVIYLGQDVPYRDLCSIYDLTAPSHSMTIFTVPKKTEDVQDFMDRNQVDMPNTCHLYAGSISHDLTFPKNSEPLYSAPDFISFITPLA is encoded by the coding sequence ATGCGTAAATACGTTATAAAAGATCTTGAGAGGCTTTCTGGAATAAAGGCCCATACCATTCGTATATGGGAACAGCGATATGGATTGCTGGAACCGGAACGAACGGATACCAATATTCGCTATTACAAAGACAACGATTTGCGCAAATTGCTCAACGTGTCTCTTCTGCTCGAAAAGGGCCTAAAGATCTCCAAAATCAGTGCGATGACCGAGACCATGCTTCACACCGAAGTAAGCGGTTATCTAGCTGGATCCACCAAGGTGGCTGATGATCTGGAAACCTATCTCCGCGGATTGATAGTGGCTATGATCGAGCTGGATGAGGATCGGTTTCACCACATTTTTTCCAAATCGGTTCATGAAATTGGATTTCAACGCACCATCGTAGAATTGATCTACCCGTTTCTGGTAAAGATTGGAATCATGTGGGGCGTAGAGGAGATTAATCCAGCTCAAGAGCACTTTATCTCTTGTTTGATCCGCCAAAAGATGATCACCGCAATTGATCAGATTGACTTAAAACCTTACCGAAAATCCACCTTCATGCTTTATCTGTCGCAAGGAGAAATGCATGAAATCGGATTAATTTTGACCCATTATCTCCTCAAAGCTCATGGTTTTAAAGTCATATACTTAGGCCAGGACGTACCTTATCGCGATCTCTGCTCCATTTATGACTTAACTGCACCCAGTCACTCCATGACCATTTTTACCGTTCCGAAAAAGACGGAAGATGTACAGGATTTCATGGATAGAAATCAGGTTGATATGCCAAATACCTGTCATCTTTATGCAGGATCGATTAGCCATGACCTGACCTTTCCCAAAAATTCGGAGCCTCTTTACTCTGCTCCAGACTTCATTTCGTTTATCACCCCATTGGCTTAA
- a CDS encoding YdcF family protein, producing MFHAISKILHFMSMPITWIFICMLLSLFLKGPKRKKRWFLLSVFLFYFFSNGFIQDEVNRLWEPPMSSVDLEKKYDVAIVLGGYSIDAPGSGQINLMESGDRLMMGLHLYHQKKVKKILLCGGRGSLTEDTRPEGMYVDDFIRDVEIPSRDLWLEGRSKNTHQNAVEAKKVLDSLGFSGSILLITSASHMPRSQACFKKVGLETDAFCVDGISGERKFQVDHLLLPSPWVLKNWNNIIHEWIGLFVYLLMGYI from the coding sequence ATGTTTCACGCCATATCGAAGATTCTGCATTTTATGTCCATGCCGATTACATGGATCTTCATTTGCATGCTTCTTAGCCTTTTTCTAAAGGGTCCTAAACGAAAAAAGCGGTGGTTTCTACTGTCTGTATTCCTGTTCTATTTCTTTTCCAACGGGTTTATTCAGGATGAAGTTAACCGTTTGTGGGAACCCCCAATGTCTTCCGTTGATCTGGAGAAAAAATACGATGTAGCCATTGTTTTAGGCGGGTATTCCATAGATGCCCCGGGGTCTGGTCAAATCAATCTGATGGAAAGCGGAGACCGATTGATGATGGGACTACACCTCTATCACCAAAAAAAGGTCAAGAAGATTTTGCTCTGCGGAGGACGTGGAAGCTTAACTGAAGATACACGCCCTGAGGGGATGTACGTGGATGATTTTATCCGCGATGTGGAAATCCCTTCCCGTGATCTATGGCTCGAAGGACGGTCAAAAAATACCCATCAAAATGCAGTAGAAGCCAAGAAGGTATTGGATAGCCTGGGCTTTTCCGGATCCATTCTCCTCATTACTTCCGCATCTCACATGCCCAGATCTCAGGCCTGTTTCAAGAAAGTAGGATTGGAAACCGACGCCTTTTGTGTAGATGGAATCTCTGGGGAAAGAAAGTTTCAGGTAGATCACTTATTATTGCCAAGTCCTTGGGTTCTTAAAAATTGGAACAACATCATACACGAATGGATAGGATTGTTCGTTTACCTGCTAATGGGATACATATGA
- a CDS encoding T9SS type A sorting domain-containing protein — MKGKWIALAGFIGLGIAAGSWWYDAQPVHSNVSEDSAPDDRAIWMKKRLMDPETGEIPEGIFQSERLFAKALPKQYSASRSGNTFLRRGPFNVGGRTRALAVDATNSSVLLAGGVSGGLYRSSDNGFSWTKTNTQDQMHNVTCLTQDLRNGKQGIWYYGTGEGIGTSASAGGSAYLLGNGVYKSTDGGNSWSLLTETAPNEPRTQTDWSTIWELATDPSNTTEDEVYAAVNGAIMRSVDGGATWTRVLGGGGFGSRYAQVKVTSSGVVYAAIGNANGATAPGIYRSADGINYTKIQGASVPTNFQRIVFDFSSSNEDMVYFLMRTPGVGSPAEPGSTGNEFSSLFKYTYLSGDGSGSGGKWENRSASIPSNNNLYKTFDTQGNYNMMVKVHPSNPNVVFIGSTNLFRSGNGFASTSATTQIGGYNPDFFTNPDEYRYPEHHPDQHNLVFPSTNTEEVYSANDGGVMYTSNSAASKVVWESRNFGFYTTQFYTIAVDHQGVNEVLVGGLQDNGTQFGYSNDLRTNWTDPLKSDGSYCAVSPGVGVKGAGIYYFSSQYGRTFKVTMGNNGVRNSYQQFNYPGDESNYSFVNVFELDYNNSNMMYMAFYQNGSQIIKKHDRLNQVPQNNQRSPSTFGWSNMPFTINGTISHMVSTRYAPDDRLYVGCENGKVYRVDGASGNSPSLVDISSNFPYRKGSYVSQIAVDPTNGDKLIVVFSNYNTYSVYYSIDAGASWMGIAGNLEEELPDGLPDLALGQGKGPSVRSAAIAYTNDGPMYFVGTSTGLYATNLLDSHRTVWVEQAHDLIGNVIVEQMDIRDGDNYLGIATHGAGAFCAYIETTDLISGTEALERHETEVKLFPNPAQNTTTLQWEAVEGENYTVELYDQSGKHVRRLFEGQTFSAQGELTIDVSQLEKGLYYCTLNGKEMDRAIKLVVTH; from the coding sequence ATGAAAGGAAAATGGATTGCCCTGGCAGGGTTTATTGGATTAGGAATTGCGGCTGGAAGCTGGTGGTATGACGCTCAACCTGTACATTCAAATGTAAGCGAAGACAGTGCGCCCGATGATCGGGCTATTTGGATGAAAAAACGCCTAATGGATCCCGAAACGGGAGAAATTCCAGAGGGAATTTTTCAAAGCGAACGACTTTTTGCAAAAGCTCTACCCAAACAATATTCGGCCAGTCGCTCGGGCAACACGTTCTTGAGAAGAGGCCCCTTTAATGTGGGTGGACGAACTCGAGCTTTAGCCGTTGATGCGACTAATTCAAGCGTTTTGCTTGCTGGTGGTGTTTCAGGTGGATTGTACCGAAGCAGCGACAACGGTTTCTCCTGGACCAAAACCAATACCCAGGATCAAATGCACAATGTGACTTGCTTGACCCAGGACTTACGGAATGGCAAACAAGGAATCTGGTATTATGGTACCGGAGAAGGTATTGGTACCAGTGCCTCGGCAGGAGGTAGTGCCTACCTTTTGGGAAATGGAGTATACAAATCTACTGACGGTGGAAATTCCTGGTCCTTGTTGACCGAAACCGCTCCAAATGAACCCAGAACTCAAACCGATTGGAGTACTATCTGGGAACTGGCAACAGACCCATCCAATACAACAGAAGATGAAGTTTATGCTGCCGTAAATGGCGCCATTATGCGAAGTGTTGATGGAGGAGCTACCTGGACCCGTGTATTAGGGGGCGGCGGATTTGGCTCACGCTATGCTCAGGTAAAAGTGACTTCCTCAGGAGTGGTATATGCGGCTATTGGAAATGCCAACGGTGCCACAGCCCCTGGAATCTATCGATCTGCAGATGGAATCAATTATACCAAAATTCAAGGAGCTTCCGTTCCAACAAACTTTCAACGCATCGTTTTCGACTTTTCCTCTTCTAACGAAGACATGGTTTATTTCTTAATGCGTACCCCTGGAGTAGGTTCTCCAGCAGAACCAGGAAGCACCGGCAATGAGTTTTCAAGCTTATTCAAATACACGTATCTCAGTGGTGATGGAAGCGGCAGCGGTGGTAAATGGGAAAATCGCAGTGCGAGCATTCCATCCAATAACAACCTTTACAAAACCTTCGACACACAGGGTAACTACAACATGATGGTTAAGGTTCACCCTTCTAACCCGAATGTAGTTTTCATCGGTAGTACAAACCTTTTCCGCTCAGGCAATGGATTTGCGTCTACCTCGGCCACCACCCAGATTGGTGGTTACAATCCTGACTTCTTTACCAATCCGGATGAGTACCGCTATCCAGAACATCACCCGGATCAACACAATTTGGTTTTCCCAAGTACGAATACTGAAGAAGTATATTCCGCTAATGACGGTGGGGTGATGTACACCTCCAATAGTGCTGCCAGCAAAGTGGTTTGGGAATCGAGAAACTTTGGTTTTTACACCACGCAGTTCTACACCATTGCCGTGGATCACCAAGGCGTGAACGAAGTGTTGGTTGGCGGATTGCAAGACAACGGTACCCAATTCGGTTATTCGAATGACTTGCGCACCAACTGGACAGATCCCTTAAAAAGTGATGGTTCCTACTGTGCAGTTTCTCCCGGAGTGGGCGTAAAAGGTGCCGGTATCTACTATTTCTCTTCTCAATATGGAAGAACTTTTAAAGTGACCATGGGCAACAATGGAGTGAGAAACAGCTACCAGCAGTTTAACTACCCTGGAGACGAGTCAAACTACTCCTTTGTAAACGTATTTGAGTTGGATTACAACAATTCCAACATGATGTACATGGCCTTTTACCAAAACGGTAGCCAGATCATTAAAAAGCACGATCGCTTGAATCAAGTGCCTCAAAACAATCAGCGAAGCCCATCCACTTTCGGTTGGTCTAACATGCCTTTTACCATTAATGGAACAATCTCTCACATGGTTTCTACCCGTTACGCTCCTGACGATCGTTTGTACGTAGGGTGTGAAAATGGAAAAGTATACCGCGTTGATGGAGCCAGTGGAAATTCTCCAAGCCTGGTGGACATTTCGAGCAACTTCCCTTACCGCAAAGGAAGCTACGTGAGTCAAATTGCAGTGGATCCTACCAATGGTGACAAGTTGATTGTGGTATTCTCCAATTACAACACCTACAGTGTGTACTACTCCATCGATGCCGGTGCAAGCTGGATGGGGATTGCCGGTAACCTGGAAGAGGAATTGCCCGATGGATTACCTGATTTGGCCTTGGGTCAAGGAAAAGGTCCTTCTGTTCGTTCCGCGGCTATTGCCTACACCAATGATGGTCCTATGTATTTTGTAGGAACCAGTACAGGTTTATATGCCACCAACTTGTTGGATAGTCATCGTACCGTATGGGTGGAACAAGCTCACGACTTGATTGGTAATGTAATCGTAGAGCAAATGGACATTCGCGATGGAGACAACTACCTCGGTATTGCTACTCACGGAGCTGGAGCCTTCTGTGCTTACATTGAAACGACTGATTTAATATCAGGAACCGAAGCTCTTGAGCGTCATGAAACCGAAGTGAAGCTATTTCCTAACCCAGCTCAAAATACAACCACACTTCAGTGGGAAGCTGTTGAAGGAGAAAACTACACGGTAGAATTGTACGATCAAAGTGGCAAGCACGTTCGCCGCTTGTTTGAAGGGCAAACTTTCAGCGCTCAGGGCGAATTGACGATCGACGTATCTCAATTGGAAAAAGGGTTATACTATTGTACCCTTAACGGCAAGGAAATGGACCGGGCTATTAAGCTGGTAGTCACTCACTAA